The following are encoded together in the Coturnix japonica isolate 7356 chromosome 8, Coturnix japonica 2.1, whole genome shotgun sequence genome:
- the ARHGAP29 gene encoding rho GTPase-activating protein 29 isoform X1: MCICWLHLCLVNGHEAILNVGCGSSLGTAAAGMLRQNGGSNKRGLGLARLSTSNFFTISNSGNWGMGRSTKSSSLSSISSNSDCYDNPVVDPEYIMQLVNDVRKFADVLLYLKEAICSEENQDGLHQVVHERLGELLRVLKAVINKHQTLNSVDILSAAGTVIAKVKAVNFKEVNEENKRELFSEVFSSIETLAFTFGNVISDFLMGDVDNGSSLGLPVSRRSRSFENLSVESGGSLHERDDIQGHLRAEEVDSMLLRNGSGIESALLYAKAWSKYTKDVVAWVEKKLSLEVECAKNLAKMAETAKAVVGPQDYMPFQSIFLNAFQNDIENNQLWQQTAAALQSNKFVQPLLGRKNELDKQRKEIKELWQREQKKMQELEASLRKAKLLYMQRQDEYEKAKSSTARAEEEHLSSSGSFVKDISKQLEKKRRLEEEALQKAEEANEYYKASMAEVEEKRSDLESFKSDVLTQLRELIYQCDLTLKAVTVNLFQLQHAQVVSLPVNCQSLCESAKLYDPGQQYSEFVKSLPKEGIRIEPGSFETQSSQIDGVFNKQSANSIHTSHGNLSQCSGDFPAQMLDDVGSPIYHRSQRIGEKRSSSSTDIQVMRGPPPFRSWSVGNQSGGMCSDSESAGGSSESRSMDSPSASPGDFKRRLPRTPSTGTMSSADDLDEREPPSPSDCGLNDLTSETANSPGPFRNTNMSKAAQTHKLRKLRALSKCRECDSLVVFGAECEECSLACHKKCLETLAIQCGHKKLHGRLHLFGVEFAQAAKNIPDGIPFIIKKCTSEIESRALNVKGIYRVNGAKSRVEKLCQAFENGSDLVELSELYAHDISNVLKLYLRQLPEPLILFRLYNEFIGLAKESQSISEELDAKQASPKSKKRQSICIELNRIIIKIKDLLKQLPVPNYNTLQYLIGHLHRVTEQSDENKMSASNLGIIFGPTLIRPRQTDATVSLSSLADYPYQARVVELLITYYEKIFDVSSQPFLSTSQTEENAVTVRIAFSAEEREPQQQRKSFVAVKEGVLIAPSENRAPETTALLLESNNSKNAKAQVDTTVTEHPSPQLGGTKSEASGKNNSLLESSATNILDIHISAPKEPGDAVSPASEKDSHSFTSAGEESCKVNLFPAKPNRQITKVPLRVPRTKPAIRPVSLPVDRILPPCVLNERNSRNAGAVSSDQLGRSPTIEEVSEAKALPAVNTFCRLSCCDTQMLQKTWDKQYKQYDITARTAMIVTNVPQENRALESGTAGALSSSCSNNSTNAIIPSKPYSLSVRSGRTATDGNSTSAHPLAAFRAPRTLQPPPGTFYKPPSNKPKQSEQSSVEQAKTCASTSASSVLQQDTVKLGRSSALPSGIPGQSTNEQKTGAEDTHSTDLKPVYQRLRPKRIQELEHREAHFV; encoded by the exons AAAACCAAGATGGCCTGCATCAAGTAGTACACGAACGCTTGGGAGAGTTGCTGCGTGTTTTGAAAGCAGTGATAAATAAACATCAGACTCTAAACTCAGTTGATATTCTTAGTGCTGCAGGAACAGTTATTGCAAAAGTAAAAG CGGTGAACTTCAAAGAagttaatgaagaaaacaaaagagaactcttcagtgaagtattttcttccattgaAACATTGGCATTCACATTTGGAAACGT TATTTCAGACTTCCTTATGGGAGATGTAGACAATGGCTCGTCGCTGGGACTTCCTGTATCTAGGAGAAGTCGG TCTTTTGAGAATCTCTCTGTGGAGTCTGGGGGTTCACTGCATGAAAGGGATGATATTCAAG gACATCTTCGAGCAGAGGAGGTTGACAGCATGCTCCTAAGGAATGGCAGTGGAATTGAATCAGCTCTGTTGTATGCTAAAGCGTGGTCAAAATATACCAAGGATGTAGTCGCATGGGTAGAAAAAAAGCTTAGCTTGG aagtGGAATGTGCTAAAAACTTAGCAAAAATGGCTGAAACTGCTAAAGCTGTTGTTGGACCCCAG GATTATATGCCATTCCAATCAATATTCcttaatgcttttcaaaatgatatTGAGAACAATCAACTTTGGCaacagacagctgctgctctccagtcTAACAAATTTGTGCAG CctcttctgggaagaaaaaatgagttggataaacaaaggaaagaaatcaaggaGCTTTGGCAGcgtgaacagaaaaaaatg CAAGAGCTGGAAGCTTctctaagaaaagcaaagttgcTATATATGCAGCGTCAAGATGAGTACGAAAAGGCCAAATCCAGCACTGCTCGTGCTGAAGAGGAACATCTTAGCTCAAGTGGAAGCTTCGTGAAAGACATCAGcaagcaactggaaaaaaaacgAAGGCTAGAAGAGGAGGCTCTTCAAAAA gcTGAAGAGGCCAATGAATACTATAAAGCAAGCATGGCAGaagttgaagaaaaaagaagtgatttgGAAAGCTTTAAAAGTGATGTTTTAACGCAGCTTCGGGAACTTATTTACCAATGTGATCTAACTCTTAAAGCT GTAACAGTTAACCTGTTCCAGCTGCAGCATGCACAGGTTGTGTCTCTTCCAGTGAACTGCCAGTCACTCTGTGAGAGTGCCAAACTTTATGACCCTGGTCAGCAGTATTCAGAGTTTGTGAAAAGTTTGCCTAAGGAAGGCATTCGTATTGAACCAGGATCTTTTGAAACCCAGAGCTCCCAGATTGATGG gGTTTTTAATAAGCAATCAGCCAACAGTATCCATACATCCCATGGTAACTTATCTCAGTGCTCAGGAGACTTTCCAGCCCAGATGTTAGATGATGTGGGAAGTCCAATCTATCATCGTTCCCAGAGGATTGGTGAGAAGAGATCGTCCAGCAGCACAGATATCCAAG tgATGCGAGGGCCACCGCCATTCAGATCTTGGTCAGTTGGAAACCAGAGTGGAGGAATGTGCAGTGATTCTGAAAGTGCAGGAGGAAGCAGTGAGTCACGATCTATGGATTCTCCATCTGCTAGCCCAG GGGATTTTAAAAGACGACTTCCACGAACACCATCTACTGGTACTATGTCATCTGCAGATGATCTTGATGAAAGAGAACCACCATCTCCTTCAGACTGTG GTTTAAATGATCTGACATCTGAAACTGCAAATTCTCCAGGACCTTTTAGAAACACTAATATGTCTAAAGCGGCACAAACACATAAACTACGGAAGCTGAGAGCTCTGTCTAAATGCAGAGAATGTGACAGCTTAGTGGTATTTGGAGCTGAATGTGAGGAG TGTTCACTTGCATGCCATAAGAAATGTTTAGAGACGTTAGCTATTCAGTGTGGACACAAAAAACTTCATGGGAGGCTTCACTTGTTTGGAGTGGAATTTGCTCAAGCTGCCAAAAATATTCCTGATGGCATTCCTTTCATCATTAAGAAGTGTACATCAGAAATCGAAAGCAGAGCACTGAATGTCAAG GGTATCTATCGTGTGAATGGAGCCAAATCAAGAGTTGAGAAGCTTTGTCaagcttttgaaaatggaagTGATTTGGTTGAGCTCTCAGAGCTTTATGCGCATGATATTAGCAATGTTCTCAAGCTGTATCTTCGCCAG CTTCCGGAACCCTTGATTTTATTTCGGCTTTACAATGAGTTCATTGGACTTGCAAAAGAAAGCCAGAGCATCAGTGAGGAATTGGATGCTAAACAAGCTAGTCCCAAGTCAAAGAAAAGGCAATCAATCTGTATTGAACTGAATAGGatcattattaaaattaaagatCTTCTGAAACAACTGCCTGTACCCAACTATAACACTCTTCAGTACCTTATTGGCCACCTTCACAG GGTTACAGAACAgtctgatgaaaacaaaatgtcagcTAGCAACCTTGGCATAATATTTGGCCCAACTCTAATCAGGCCACGCCAAACAGATGCTACAGTTTCTTTATCATCACTTGCGGATTATCCATATCAGGCCCGAGTAGTGGAGCTGCTCATAACGTACTATGAGAAGATATTTGATGTTTCATCGCAACCATTTCTGAGCACAtcacagactgaagaaaatgctgttacagtcagaattgctttttcagcagaagagagggagccacagcagcagagaaagtcATTTGTTGCTGTGAAGGAA GGTGTTCTAATAGCTCCAAGTGAAAACAGAGCTCCAGAAACAACTGCATTGCTTTTGGAATCAAACAATAGCAAGAATGCAAAAGCACAAGTAGATACAACCGTAACTG AACATCCTTCACCGCAACTTGGTGGAACTAAATCAGAGGCCTCTGGAAAGAATAATTCTCTACTGGAGTCATCAGCTACCAACATTTTGGACATTCATATTTCTGCTCCAAAAGAGCCAG GTGATGCTGTGAGTCCGGCTTCAGAGAAAGACAGTCATTCATTTACTTCTGCAGGTGAAGAGAGCTGTAAAGTTAACTTGTTTCCTGCAAAACCTAATCGTCAAATTACCAAAGTTCCGTTGCGGGTTCCAAGGACAAAACCAGCTATTCGCCCTGTGAGCTTACCTGTGGACAGGATACTTCCTCCTTGTGTTTTGAATGAGAGAAATTCACGAAATGCAGGAGCTGTAAGTTCAGATCAGCTTGGCAGAAGCCCTACTATTGAAGAAGTTTCAGAAGCTAAGGCACTCCCTGCTGTCAATACATTCTGCAGACTTTCTTGTTGTGACACTCAGATGCTGCAAAAAACCTGGGACAAGCAATATAAACAGTATGATATTACAGCAAGGACAGCAATGATTGTGACAAATGTTCCCCAGGAGAACCGAGCACTTGAGAGCGGAACTGCAGGTGCCTTATCTTCATCATGTAGTAATAATTCAACTAATGCCATTATACCTAGTAAGCCATATTCTCTTTCTGTCAGGTCAGGAAGGACAGCAACAGATGGGAACAGTACCAGTGCCCATCCTCTTGCTGCCTTCAGGGCACCAAGAACGCTGCAACCACCCCCAGGGACATTTTATAAACCGCCTTCTAACAAACCTAAACAAAGTGAACAGAGTTCAGTAGAACAAGCTAAAACTTGTGCATCAACCAGTGCTagctctgtgcttcagcagGATACTGTGAAACTGGGTAGGAGCTCTGCGCTTCCATCGGGCATTCCTGGACAAAgcacaaatgaacaaaaaaccGGCGCAGAGGATACTCACTCCACAGATCTGAAGCCAGTGTACCAGAGACTAAGGCCAAAAAGGATCCAAGAGTTAGAACACAGGGAAGCTCACTTCGTATAG
- the ARHGAP29 gene encoding rho GTPase-activating protein 29 isoform X4: MGDVDNGSSLGLPVSRRSRSFENLSVESGGSLHERDDIQGHLRAEEVDSMLLRNGSGIESALLYAKAWSKYTKDVVAWVEKKLSLEVECAKNLAKMAETAKAVVGPQDYMPFQSIFLNAFQNDIENNQLWQQTAAALQSNKFVQPLLGRKNELDKQRKEIKELWQREQKKMQELEASLRKAKLLYMQRQDEYEKAKSSTARAEEEHLSSSGSFVKDISKQLEKKRRLEEEALQKAEEANEYYKASMAEVEEKRSDLESFKSDVLTQLRELIYQCDLTLKAVTVNLFQLQHAQVVSLPVNCQSLCESAKLYDPGQQYSEFVKSLPKEGIRIEPGSFETQSSQIDGVFNKQSANSIHTSHGNLSQCSGDFPAQMLDDVGSPIYHRSQRIGEKRSSSSTDIQVMRGPPPFRSWSVGNQSGGMCSDSESAGGSSESRSMDSPSASPGDFKRRLPRTPSTGTMSSADDLDEREPPSPSDCGLNDLTSETANSPGPFRNTNMSKAAQTHKLRKLRALSKCRECDSLVVFGAECEECSLACHKKCLETLAIQCGHKKLHGRLHLFGVEFAQAAKNIPDGIPFIIKKCTSEIESRALNVKGIYRVNGAKSRVEKLCQAFENGSDLVELSELYAHDISNVLKLYLRQLPEPLILFRLYNEFIGLAKESQSISEELDAKQASPKSKKRQSICIELNRIIIKIKDLLKQLPVPNYNTLQYLIGHLHRVTEQSDENKMSASNLGIIFGPTLIRPRQTDATVSLSSLADYPYQARVVELLITYYEKIFDVSSQPFLSTSQTEENAVTVRIAFSAEEREPQQQRKSFVAVKEGVLIAPSENRAPETTALLLESNNSKNAKAQVDTTVTEHPSPQLGGTKSEASGKNNSLLESSATNILDIHISAPKEPGDAVSPASEKDSHSFTSAGEESCKVNLFPAKPNRQITKVPLRVPRTKPAIRPVSLPVDRILPPCVLNERNSRNAGAVSSDQLGRSPTIEEVSEAKALPAVNTFCRLSCCDTQMLQKTWDKQYKQYDITARTAMIVTNVPQENRALESGTAGALSSSCSNNSTNAIIPSKPYSLSVRSGRTATDGNSTSAHPLAAFRAPRTLQPPPGTFYKPPSNKPKQSEQSSVEQAKTCASTSASSVLQQDTVKLGRSSALPSGIPGQSTNEQKTGAEDTHSTDLKPVYQRLRPKRIQELEHREAHFV; this comes from the exons ATGGGAGATGTAGACAATGGCTCGTCGCTGGGACTTCCTGTATCTAGGAGAAGTCGG TCTTTTGAGAATCTCTCTGTGGAGTCTGGGGGTTCACTGCATGAAAGGGATGATATTCAAG gACATCTTCGAGCAGAGGAGGTTGACAGCATGCTCCTAAGGAATGGCAGTGGAATTGAATCAGCTCTGTTGTATGCTAAAGCGTGGTCAAAATATACCAAGGATGTAGTCGCATGGGTAGAAAAAAAGCTTAGCTTGG aagtGGAATGTGCTAAAAACTTAGCAAAAATGGCTGAAACTGCTAAAGCTGTTGTTGGACCCCAG GATTATATGCCATTCCAATCAATATTCcttaatgcttttcaaaatgatatTGAGAACAATCAACTTTGGCaacagacagctgctgctctccagtcTAACAAATTTGTGCAG CctcttctgggaagaaaaaatgagttggataaacaaaggaaagaaatcaaggaGCTTTGGCAGcgtgaacagaaaaaaatg CAAGAGCTGGAAGCTTctctaagaaaagcaaagttgcTATATATGCAGCGTCAAGATGAGTACGAAAAGGCCAAATCCAGCACTGCTCGTGCTGAAGAGGAACATCTTAGCTCAAGTGGAAGCTTCGTGAAAGACATCAGcaagcaactggaaaaaaaacgAAGGCTAGAAGAGGAGGCTCTTCAAAAA gcTGAAGAGGCCAATGAATACTATAAAGCAAGCATGGCAGaagttgaagaaaaaagaagtgatttgGAAAGCTTTAAAAGTGATGTTTTAACGCAGCTTCGGGAACTTATTTACCAATGTGATCTAACTCTTAAAGCT GTAACAGTTAACCTGTTCCAGCTGCAGCATGCACAGGTTGTGTCTCTTCCAGTGAACTGCCAGTCACTCTGTGAGAGTGCCAAACTTTATGACCCTGGTCAGCAGTATTCAGAGTTTGTGAAAAGTTTGCCTAAGGAAGGCATTCGTATTGAACCAGGATCTTTTGAAACCCAGAGCTCCCAGATTGATGG gGTTTTTAATAAGCAATCAGCCAACAGTATCCATACATCCCATGGTAACTTATCTCAGTGCTCAGGAGACTTTCCAGCCCAGATGTTAGATGATGTGGGAAGTCCAATCTATCATCGTTCCCAGAGGATTGGTGAGAAGAGATCGTCCAGCAGCACAGATATCCAAG tgATGCGAGGGCCACCGCCATTCAGATCTTGGTCAGTTGGAAACCAGAGTGGAGGAATGTGCAGTGATTCTGAAAGTGCAGGAGGAAGCAGTGAGTCACGATCTATGGATTCTCCATCTGCTAGCCCAG GGGATTTTAAAAGACGACTTCCACGAACACCATCTACTGGTACTATGTCATCTGCAGATGATCTTGATGAAAGAGAACCACCATCTCCTTCAGACTGTG GTTTAAATGATCTGACATCTGAAACTGCAAATTCTCCAGGACCTTTTAGAAACACTAATATGTCTAAAGCGGCACAAACACATAAACTACGGAAGCTGAGAGCTCTGTCTAAATGCAGAGAATGTGACAGCTTAGTGGTATTTGGAGCTGAATGTGAGGAG TGTTCACTTGCATGCCATAAGAAATGTTTAGAGACGTTAGCTATTCAGTGTGGACACAAAAAACTTCATGGGAGGCTTCACTTGTTTGGAGTGGAATTTGCTCAAGCTGCCAAAAATATTCCTGATGGCATTCCTTTCATCATTAAGAAGTGTACATCAGAAATCGAAAGCAGAGCACTGAATGTCAAG GGTATCTATCGTGTGAATGGAGCCAAATCAAGAGTTGAGAAGCTTTGTCaagcttttgaaaatggaagTGATTTGGTTGAGCTCTCAGAGCTTTATGCGCATGATATTAGCAATGTTCTCAAGCTGTATCTTCGCCAG CTTCCGGAACCCTTGATTTTATTTCGGCTTTACAATGAGTTCATTGGACTTGCAAAAGAAAGCCAGAGCATCAGTGAGGAATTGGATGCTAAACAAGCTAGTCCCAAGTCAAAGAAAAGGCAATCAATCTGTATTGAACTGAATAGGatcattattaaaattaaagatCTTCTGAAACAACTGCCTGTACCCAACTATAACACTCTTCAGTACCTTATTGGCCACCTTCACAG GGTTACAGAACAgtctgatgaaaacaaaatgtcagcTAGCAACCTTGGCATAATATTTGGCCCAACTCTAATCAGGCCACGCCAAACAGATGCTACAGTTTCTTTATCATCACTTGCGGATTATCCATATCAGGCCCGAGTAGTGGAGCTGCTCATAACGTACTATGAGAAGATATTTGATGTTTCATCGCAACCATTTCTGAGCACAtcacagactgaagaaaatgctgttacagtcagaattgctttttcagcagaagagagggagccacagcagcagagaaagtcATTTGTTGCTGTGAAGGAA GGTGTTCTAATAGCTCCAAGTGAAAACAGAGCTCCAGAAACAACTGCATTGCTTTTGGAATCAAACAATAGCAAGAATGCAAAAGCACAAGTAGATACAACCGTAACTG AACATCCTTCACCGCAACTTGGTGGAACTAAATCAGAGGCCTCTGGAAAGAATAATTCTCTACTGGAGTCATCAGCTACCAACATTTTGGACATTCATATTTCTGCTCCAAAAGAGCCAG GTGATGCTGTGAGTCCGGCTTCAGAGAAAGACAGTCATTCATTTACTTCTGCAGGTGAAGAGAGCTGTAAAGTTAACTTGTTTCCTGCAAAACCTAATCGTCAAATTACCAAAGTTCCGTTGCGGGTTCCAAGGACAAAACCAGCTATTCGCCCTGTGAGCTTACCTGTGGACAGGATACTTCCTCCTTGTGTTTTGAATGAGAGAAATTCACGAAATGCAGGAGCTGTAAGTTCAGATCAGCTTGGCAGAAGCCCTACTATTGAAGAAGTTTCAGAAGCTAAGGCACTCCCTGCTGTCAATACATTCTGCAGACTTTCTTGTTGTGACACTCAGATGCTGCAAAAAACCTGGGACAAGCAATATAAACAGTATGATATTACAGCAAGGACAGCAATGATTGTGACAAATGTTCCCCAGGAGAACCGAGCACTTGAGAGCGGAACTGCAGGTGCCTTATCTTCATCATGTAGTAATAATTCAACTAATGCCATTATACCTAGTAAGCCATATTCTCTTTCTGTCAGGTCAGGAAGGACAGCAACAGATGGGAACAGTACCAGTGCCCATCCTCTTGCTGCCTTCAGGGCACCAAGAACGCTGCAACCACCCCCAGGGACATTTTATAAACCGCCTTCTAACAAACCTAAACAAAGTGAACAGAGTTCAGTAGAACAAGCTAAAACTTGTGCATCAACCAGTGCTagctctgtgcttcagcagGATACTGTGAAACTGGGTAGGAGCTCTGCGCTTCCATCGGGCATTCCTGGACAAAgcacaaatgaacaaaaaaccGGCGCAGAGGATACTCACTCCACAGATCTGAAGCCAGTGTACCAGAGACTAAGGCCAAAAAGGATCCAAGAGTTAGAACACAGGGAAGCTCACTTCGTATAG